The sequence below is a genomic window from Bosea sp. F3-2.
CCGAGGTGAACACCGTCTTGGCCCAGTTGACGACGACCGCGCCCAAGGCCGCGCCGACCAGCGTGCCGCGGCCGCCGACCGCGACCCAGATCACGGTCTCGATCGAGTTGGCCGGGGCGAATTCGCTGGGATTGATGATGCCGACCTGCGGCACATAGAGCGCCCCCGCGACACCCGCCATGCAGGCCGAGACGGTGAAGACGAAGAGCTTGAAGCGGTCGACCCGGTAGCCGAGGAAGCGGGTGCGGGACTCGGCGTCGCGGATCGCGATGACGACCTTGCCGAGCTTCGAGACGACGATGCCGCGCGCGATCAGGAAGCCGGCCGCCAGCATCACGCAGGTCAGGGAAAACAGTGCGGCGCGCGTCCCTTGCGCCTGGACGTTGAAGCCGAGGATATCCTTGAAGTCGGTCAGGCCGTTATTGCCGCCGAAGCCCATGTCGTTGCGGAAGAAGGCGAGCAGCAGCGCGTAGGTCAGCGCCTGGGTGATGATCGAGAGATAGACGCCGGTGACGCGCGAGCGGAAGGCGAACCAGCCGAAGACGAAGGCGAGCAGGCCGGGCACCAGCAGCACCATCAGCATGGCGAAGGGGAAGGAGGAGAAGCCCCACCA
It includes:
- the urtC gene encoding urea ABC transporter permease subunit UrtC yields the protein MITRFLLQNMDRRASIFLAILLALAVLVPLANLLLPASSPFHVPTSTMSLWGKYLCYALLAVSLDLVWGYCGILSLGHGAFFALGGYAMGMYLMRQIGTRGVYGNPILPDFMVFLNWQELPWYWWGFSSFPFAMLMVLLVPGLLAFVFGWFAFRSRVTGVYLSIITQALTYALLLAFFRNDMGFGGNNGLTDFKDILGFNVQAQGTRAALFSLTCVMLAAGFLIARGIVVSKLGKVVIAIRDAESRTRFLGYRVDRFKLFVFTVSACMAGVAGALYVPQVGIINPSEFAPANSIETVIWVAVGGRGTLVGAALGAVVVNWAKTVFTSGFMAPYWLFALGGLFVVVTLFLPKGILGTAEALWARRRKVDTTPAAEPAPAE